The DNA sequence TGTAGATCTTGAGGACCTCCTAGTCAAGGACGTCGTCGACATCATGATGACTAACACCGTTAGGAGCGTTGGTTACACCACTGTCACGTTCCTCTCACCCGTCTACCTGGGGAGCATACTCCACGCCCTAGGATCGGCCGTGACGGTCACTGGTTTCACCATATTAGGAGCCTACTCCCTCCTCCTAATGAGGAGGAAGGATGAGTATTACTTAGCTGGCCTGAGATTCGGCGCCCTCCTGAGCCTCATTGCTATCTCAGCGCAGGGTCTGGTCTTCGGGCACATATTGGGCGTTCAGATCGCGGAGAACAATCCTGAGAAACTAGCTGCCATGGAAGGGACAAGCAACAGTATACTGAGTTTAGGAAGATCCCTTGGTATCGAGAGATTGATGAGCCTCATAGTTTACGGTAGCTTTGACGCAAAATTACCAGATTACGACTCCATAAGGGTGGACTACTGCACATTGGACGGGGTCCCGGCCATATCCGACTGCAGGCCCCCTCTCCTCATACACTACCTTTACTACGCTAAGACGGGCCTCAGCTTACTATTAGGGCTTTACGCTTTAATTTACGTGCTTCTCATCTATAGAGGAGGTGCTACTTCCTCATCCCTCCTTAGGATAAACGTATTGACTCCTGTAGTTGCTCAGTTCGTGAGCTTCCTCGGCTGGGCCGTCAGGGAGATGGGTAGGAAACCTTGGTCCATATACGGGATCATGACGGTGGATGTAGCCCACACGGTCAACCCGGGGGATCCCCTCTCCTATGGCCTAATAGCCCTGATAATGGTCTGTGTAGTTTTGGTCCTGATCCTAGCCGTCTGGAGGTTGTTATACGGGACATCTCTTAGGGAGGTGCGACCTTGATTCCCCAGGTTTACTACATAGCTCTGGTGTTCGGCATCCACATAGTGGCCGTTAACCTGGGTATAGCTCTCTCCACCGTCACACCGCTCCTGAAGAGGAGGGCCGATCTATCCGGCAACGCGAAGCTGGATGAATTGGCGAGACGGATATTCAAGGTATACGCTGCCACCTATGCCTTGGCTGGTGTCATGGGG is a window from the Candidatus Korarchaeum sp. genome containing:
- a CDS encoding cytochrome ubiquinol oxidase subunit I, whose translation is MDLLSQWLNYPAAIDRMLSIIGIEIHWLILQYVLGLPLMITLALLLHARSKDEKWNRMAKTMTKALGIIFAVGAAAGTISEFGLVVIWPNLLEAAGRYIFFPLYAEVFAFLMEVTFIYLLVFGWSKMGVKAKITLSLLALFGAWLSGALIMSVNSYMVAPTGIVAAYDPSSGWKYEQGFPKVLLVVPNDVVKVLDVEKLSSLGMEVVSSGENGVSVLLPSKIVSRLVSEAWSNVKLGESVLSLVVRSESLVDLEDLLVKDVVDIMMTNTVRSVGYTTVTFLSPVYLGSILHALGSAVTVTGFTILGAYSLLLMRRKDEYYLAGLRFGALLSLIAISAQGLVFGHILGVQIAENNPEKLAAMEGTSNSILSLGRSLGIERLMSLIVYGSFDAKLPDYDSIRVDYCTLDGVPAISDCRPPLLIHYLYYAKTGLSLLLGLYALIYVLLIYRGGATSSSLLRINVLTPVVAQFVSFLGWAVREMGRKPWSIYGIMTVDVAHTVNPGDPLSYGLIALIMVCVVLVLILAVWRLLYGTSLREVRP